A part of Leifsonia xyli subsp. xyli str. CTCB07 genomic DNA contains:
- a CDS encoding response regulator transcription factor yields MRKVTINARAASGPSTQPRTLLRRADGSSIRVLVVDDEHTLTDLLAMALHYEDWEVKTASNGQQALQFSREFRPDVVVLDIMLPDIDGLQVLSRMRADGNEAPVLFLTAKDALDDRIAGLTAGGDDYVTKPFSLEELVARLRGLLRRSRAAVADQDDPVLVVGDLVLDEDSYEVHRDGEPIQLTATEFELLRFLMRNPRRVLSKAQILDRVWSYDFGGSSSVVELYISYLRKKIDAGRTPMIHTVRGAGYMVKAVQ; encoded by the coding sequence ATGAGGAAGGTGACCATCAATGCCCGAGCCGCCTCCGGCCCCTCCACCCAGCCCAGAACACTCCTGCGCCGCGCGGACGGCAGCTCCATTCGTGTGCTCGTCGTCGATGACGAGCACACGCTCACGGATCTGCTCGCCATGGCCCTCCACTACGAGGACTGGGAGGTGAAGACCGCCTCGAACGGGCAGCAGGCTCTCCAGTTCTCCCGAGAATTTAGGCCGGATGTCGTGGTTCTGGACATCATGCTCCCCGACATCGACGGCTTGCAGGTGCTTTCCCGGATGCGCGCCGACGGCAATGAGGCTCCCGTCCTCTTCCTCACCGCGAAAGACGCGCTGGACGACCGCATCGCCGGTCTCACCGCCGGAGGCGACGATTACGTCACGAAGCCGTTCAGCCTGGAGGAGCTGGTCGCCCGCCTCCGCGGCCTGCTGCGCCGGTCACGCGCCGCGGTCGCCGACCAGGACGACCCTGTTCTCGTCGTGGGCGACCTCGTGCTGGACGAGGACAGCTACGAGGTGCATCGCGACGGCGAGCCGATTCAGCTGACGGCCACCGAGTTTGAACTGCTGCGCTTCCTCATGCGGAATCCGCGGCGCGTGCTGAGCAAAGCGCAGATCCTCGACCGGGTGTGGAGCTACGACTTCGGGGGGTCCTCCAGTGTGGTCGAGTTGTACATCTCGTACCTGCGCAAGAAGATCGACGCGGGGCGCACCCCGATGATCCACACCGTCCGCGGAGCCGGTTATATGGTGAAGGCCGTGCAATGA
- a CDS encoding sensor histidine kinase: MTTARSAGAPTTGRVRGWFAHIRPFRSWALRSRVVLVVVAMLAVLGAAIGTVSVLALRTYLMQRLDGQLTSALSRGAHAADSLFGASPTGPEGIRIVAAPGQPTGTFGTIRSGNQFLFPVILTDRPAGSADNHPAEPRVVGLIPGDQLRSLPADANPRTIDFGSAYGDYRVAAYPLENGDSVIIGLPLSDVQATVGRLTFVIVLVTLAGIVSAFFLASFVIRLAMRPLERVAGTAEQVAHMPLDRGDVALSVRVPEEDTDAHTEVGKVGAALNRMLGHVASALTARQASELKVRQFVADASHELRTPLASIRGYAELTRRSPHELPRDVTHSLGRIESEATRMTSLVEDLLLLARLDEGRELDRDPVDLSLLLVDALSDAHAAGPGHAWSILLPEEPVDVLGDAQRLHQVVANLLANARLHTPEATKVTASLTVDAEAGQAVVTVADDGPGIPEGLQSTLFERFARGDSSRARTTGSTGLGLAIVQAVVVAHDGTVSVQSRPGDTVFTVRLPLALAAEQTAAVDGAGAEAAAPVAPETGPGVGDVR; the protein is encoded by the coding sequence ATGACCACTGCCCGCTCGGCGGGCGCTCCGACCACCGGCCGCGTGCGCGGCTGGTTCGCGCACATCCGTCCGTTCCGCTCGTGGGCCCTCCGCAGCCGGGTGGTTCTCGTCGTCGTCGCGATGCTCGCGGTTCTCGGTGCGGCGATCGGGACGGTCAGCGTCCTCGCACTGCGTACCTACCTGATGCAGCGCCTCGACGGGCAGCTCACGAGCGCACTTTCCCGCGGCGCGCATGCCGCCGACAGTCTGTTCGGCGCGTCGCCGACCGGGCCCGAGGGCATCCGGATCGTGGCCGCCCCCGGTCAGCCGACGGGGACGTTCGGCACCATTCGCAGCGGGAACCAGTTCCTCTTCCCCGTCATCCTCACCGACCGTCCGGCCGGCAGCGCCGACAACCATCCGGCGGAGCCGCGGGTCGTCGGTCTCATCCCGGGCGATCAGCTCCGCTCCCTGCCCGCGGACGCCAATCCGCGCACGATCGACTTTGGCTCCGCTTACGGCGACTACCGCGTTGCCGCGTACCCGCTCGAGAACGGCGACTCCGTCATCATCGGCCTGCCGCTCAGCGACGTTCAGGCGACCGTGGGCCGGCTGACGTTCGTCATCGTCCTGGTCACCCTCGCCGGGATCGTCTCCGCCTTTTTCCTCGCGAGCTTTGTGATCCGCCTGGCCATGCGTCCGCTGGAGCGTGTCGCGGGGACGGCCGAACAGGTGGCGCATATGCCGCTCGACCGCGGCGATGTGGCGCTCTCCGTCCGTGTCCCCGAGGAGGACACCGATGCGCACACCGAGGTGGGCAAAGTCGGCGCGGCCCTCAACCGGATGCTGGGGCATGTCGCGTCGGCCCTGACCGCCCGGCAGGCGAGCGAGCTGAAGGTGCGCCAGTTCGTCGCCGACGCGAGCCACGAGCTGCGCACGCCGCTGGCGTCCATCCGCGGGTACGCCGAGCTGACCCGCCGCTCCCCGCACGAGCTGCCGCGCGACGTCACCCATTCGCTCGGCCGCATCGAGTCGGAGGCCACCCGGATGACCTCGCTCGTCGAGGACCTCCTCCTCCTCGCCCGCCTGGACGAGGGCCGCGAGCTCGACCGGGACCCCGTCGATCTCTCGCTGCTGCTCGTGGACGCGCTGAGCGATGCCCACGCCGCCGGGCCCGGCCACGCCTGGAGCATCCTCCTGCCGGAGGAGCCCGTCGACGTGCTGGGCGACGCGCAGCGGCTGCACCAGGTCGTGGCGAACCTGTTGGCGAACGCGCGCCTGCACACGCCGGAGGCGACGAAGGTCACGGCGTCGCTGACGGTGGATGCGGAGGCCGGGCAGGCCGTCGTCACGGTCGCGGACGACGGTCCCGGCATCCCGGAGGGGTTGCAGTCCACGCTGTTCGAGCGGTTCGCGCGCGGCGATAGCTCGCGGGCCCGGACGACGGGCTCGACGGGCCTGGGGCTGGCGATCGTGCAGGCGGTCGTGGTGGCGCACGACGGGACGGTGTCTGTGCAGAGCCGGCCGGGTGACACCGTGTTCACGGTGCGGTTGCCCCTGGCGCTCGCCGCCGAGCAGACCGCGGCGGTGGATGGAGCCGGAGCAGAAGCCGCAGCCCCGGTGGCTCCGGAGACCGGTCCGGGCGTGGGGGACGTGCGATGA
- a CDS encoding alpha/beta fold hydrolase: protein MTPTLVAVTEYGLSSAPPLLYIRALPAESGRPCGFGRAFERWVLRGPARERAVYAVGRPMSLPVDADMSRLAEVYANVVRGRFDGPVSLMGMSTGASVALQLAADHPELVDSLVVAAGAGRLSPRGRAVQRRYAAMLAAGGHRAAAELASATMSFRRLDPLVRAATRLLPAPDDIESLLTILRAEDGFDVRDRLGRVGAPTLILSGGRDVFYPAELGRETAVRMPRATHIVYRDRAHGGVPLHPRFAADIAAFLRRTQPTG, encoded by the coding sequence ATGACACCGACGCTCGTTGCCGTGACGGAGTATGGTTTGTCCTCCGCTCCGCCTCTCCTCTATATCCGCGCTCTGCCCGCGGAGAGCGGCCGGCCGTGCGGTTTCGGCCGGGCGTTCGAGCGGTGGGTGCTGCGCGGGCCGGCGCGCGAACGCGCCGTCTACGCGGTCGGACGCCCGATGTCGCTGCCGGTGGATGCGGACATGTCGCGGCTCGCGGAGGTGTACGCCAACGTTGTGCGGGGGCGTTTCGACGGGCCGGTCTCCCTGATGGGAATGTCGACGGGCGCGAGTGTCGCCTTGCAGCTCGCGGCCGACCATCCCGAGCTCGTGGACAGCCTGGTCGTCGCGGCGGGCGCCGGGCGCCTCAGTCCGCGGGGCCGGGCCGTGCAGCGCCGGTACGCGGCGATGCTCGCGGCGGGGGGTCACCGGGCTGCGGCGGAGCTGGCGAGCGCGACGATGTCGTTCCGGCGTCTGGACCCGCTGGTGCGAGCGGCGACGAGGCTTCTCCCCGCGCCCGATGACATCGAGAGCCTCTTGACGATCCTGCGTGCGGAGGACGGATTCGATGTCCGGGACCGTTTGGGGCGGGTCGGCGCCCCGACGCTCATCCTCTCCGGCGGACGGGACGTGTTCTACCCGGCCGAACTCGGTCGCGAGACGGCGGTGAGGATGCCACGCGCTACGCACATCGTCTACCGGGACCGGGCGCACGGCGGTGTCCCGCTGCATCCGAGGTTCGCCGCCGACATCGCCGCGTTCCTGCGGCGGACGCAGCCAACGGGGTGA
- the rplJ gene encoding 50S ribosomal protein L10 — protein MANKEATVAELENLFDSSTAVLLTEYRGLTVAQLKTLRTSISEHATYAVVKNTLTKIAANKKGISSFDEELVGPSAIAFVHGDPVAVAKSLRDFAKANPLLVVKSGYFDGNPLTAEEVGKLADLESREVLLAKLAGAFKASLFGAAYLFNAPLSQAVRTVDALREKQESAAE, from the coding sequence ATGGCGAACAAGGAAGCTACGGTCGCCGAGCTGGAGAACCTGTTCGACAGCTCGACCGCCGTTCTGCTGACCGAGTACCGCGGTCTCACTGTCGCGCAGCTCAAGACGCTGCGCACGTCCATCAGTGAGCACGCAACGTACGCCGTGGTGAAGAACACGCTGACCAAGATCGCGGCCAACAAGAAGGGCATCTCGTCGTTCGACGAGGAGCTCGTCGGTCCGTCCGCGATCGCCTTCGTGCATGGTGACCCGGTCGCCGTCGCGAAGTCGCTGCGTGACTTTGCCAAGGCAAACCCTCTGCTGGTGGTCAAGAGCGGTTACTTCGACGGTAACCCGCTGACCGCAGAAGAGGTAGGCAAGCTCGCCGATCTCGAGTCCCGTGAGGTTCTGCTGGCCAAGCTGGCCGGCGCCTTCAAGGCCTCGCTGTTCGGAGCCGCATATCTGTTCAACGCACCGCTGTCGCAGGCCGTTCGCACGGTCGATGCGCTGCGTGAGAAGCAGGAGTCCGCTGCTGAGTAA
- the rplL gene encoding 50S ribosomal protein L7/L12 codes for MAKLSTDELLEAFKDLTLIELSEFVKKFEETFEVTAAAPPVAVAAAPAAGGAGAAAEDAEQKDSFDIVLESVDASKKIQVIKEVRALTSLGLGEAKALVDGAPSTVLEGANKEAADKAKTQLEGAGGTINLK; via the coding sequence ATGGCAAAGCTGTCGACTGACGAGCTGCTCGAGGCGTTCAAGGACCTGACCCTGATCGAGCTGAGCGAGTTCGTGAAGAAATTCGAGGAGACCTTCGAGGTCACCGCCGCCGCCCCCCCCGTCGCCGTCGCCGCGGCCCCCGCCGCCGGTGGCGCCGGTGCCGCCGCCGAGGATGCTGAGCAGAAGGACTCGTTCGACATCGTTCTCGAGTCCGTCGACGCCAGCAAGAAGATCCAGGTCATCAAGGAGGTGCGCGCCCTCACCAGCCTCGGCCTCGGTGAGGCGAAGGCCCTCGTCGACGGCGCTCCGAGCACCGTTCTCGAAGGCGCCAACAAGGAGGCCGCCGACAAGGCCAAGACCCAGCTCGAAGGAGCTGGCGGCACCATCAACCTCAAGTAG